The Electrophorus electricus isolate fEleEle1 chromosome 19, fEleEle1.pri, whole genome shotgun sequence genome has a segment encoding these proteins:
- the dhx30 gene encoding ATP-dependent RNA helicase DHX30, with protein MAAHCMAVMRLKALFNLGTKASLARNRTGLDWTWTSRYRTRAGTAPSGGASASETGRGESDLLMEFPQAKSLLHSTVSRSLGQSDVSQYIQYHCTDGEVKRATVTLLWPQRIETEGFGSRKVQAERRAAAAACRRLKELGILSPGNQLPSRKRSRKPGWQPSVWEDAEEALGAPEDLELSRTSASGNRGTARSPGVMDPKVAEALSIFSNPKALLVKVIQVAASSNRVKELLHYRTSGGKVKECELTVRWPQPMTFRACGRRRLEAETHAAALACLRMKDLKLLDEQNSPLTHAKYHQEEVREAGRREKRPCRLEIPEHLQRGIQEYLAEYPVNAEAQKLWDEEEERSEQRQSSSLSEEDEDNEGDRVPDAITGRPYRPLSTQEAKHLSDSLLRQWEKAGPAQGAELPVDFHREKLVAASEASRVVVVAGETGCGKTTRIPRFLLEGHIMAGEGAHCNILVTQPRRISAVSVAQRVAQEMGPALRHAVGYQVRLESRPPERSGGALLFLTVGVLLRKLQADGALRSVSHVLVDEVHERDVNTDLLLALLRTALTRNPRLRVVLMSATGDTQRLADYFGGCPVLRVPGSMHPVRERYLEEVLQEMGRPPVAKGSMQGQNDAGPDLDLVADVIDHIHLQGEPGAVLCFLPGWQDIKSVQQRLEEKRAFRSGSQVILPLHSSMSVADQQAVFQRPLEGRRKIVLATNIAETSITIDDIVHVVDVGSQKEQSYDPRTKVSCLDTVWISHSNVIQRRGRAGRCQPGHAYHLFPRQQLETMTTFPVPEIQRTPLESLVVQAKIHSPHIKAEDFLSQVLDPPDAGAVRDAVKTLQDIGVLDEAECLTPLGERVACVSCDPRLAKALVLSALFRCVLPMLSVAACLTRDPFYNSLQNRALVAKAKEALSGSSCSDYVVFSRAVQGWRETSHRDSRQEYLDSYSLSGASLWFIRGLTQQFSENLVEAGLVAHSADCLRPSTRVNHCSREEQLFKAVLFAGFYPNLIQVKRGTVTKGGRFRPDNLSYRTKSGPVLLHRSTVNRGEKQLPSRWLTFFSAVKSNGNVFIRDSSTVHPLALLLLTDCDLVERVYEDRAEVSLPEHSLVRWEMSAQSWELLWEFRTSIQAMIYRNLRPLTCDSVCEDSTAQDGHLISLLVDLLNSTDPDSNGDDQSDAE; from the exons ATGGCGGCGCACTGTATGGCTGTCATGCGGCTTAAGGCTCTCTTTAACCTTGGAACGAAAGCTTCATTAGCCAGAAACAGAACCGGGCTGGACTGGACGTGGACCAGCCGGTACAGAACAAGAGCGGGGACAGCTCCCAGCGGTGGGGCATCAGCCTCAGAAACAGGTCGAG GTGAGTCCGACCTCCTTATGGAGTTTCCCCAAGCAAAGAGTCTTTTGCACTCGACTGTGTCCAGATCACTGGGACAGTCTGATGTCTCTCAGTACATCCAGTACCACTGCACAGACGGGGAAGTTAAG AGGGCGACAGTCACGCTTCTCTGGCCCCAGAGGATTGAAACGGAGGGGTTTGGCTCTCGGAAGGTGCAGGCAGAGCGACGCGCTGCAGCAGCCGCCTGCCGAAGGCTGAAG GAGCTGGGAATCCTGAGTCCAGGGAACCAGCTGCCCAGCCGGAAGCGGTCCAGGAAGCCTGGATGGCAGCCGTCCGTTTGGGAGGATGCGGAGGAGGCCTTGGGTGCACCCGAAGACCTGGAGCTGAGCCGGACCTCGGCCAGCGGCAACCGGGGGACTGCGAGAAGCCCAGG agtGATGGACCCTAAGGTAGCAGAGGCTCTTTCCATCTTCTCGAATCCCAAGGCTCTTCTGGTGAAGGTCATCCAAGTGGCCGCATCATCTAATAGAGTCAAA GAGCTGCTACACTACAGGACATCCGGCGGGAAGGTGAAGGAATGTGAGCTCACCGTGCGCTGGCCCCAGCCCATGACCTTCCGCGCGTGCGGCCGACGCAGGCTGGAGGCCGAGACCCACGCCGCTGCGCTAGCGTGCCTCCGGATGAAG GATCTGAAGCTGCTGGATGAACAGAACAGTCCTCTGACCCATGCCAAGTACCACCAGGAGGAGGTGCGGGAGGCAGGAAGGCGTGAGAAGCGGCCGTGCCGTCTGGAGATACCCGAGCACCTGCAGCGCGGCATTCAGGAGTACCTCGCTGAG TATCCTGTGAACGCAGAGGCGCAGAAACTGTGGGACGAAGAGGAAGAGCGATCTGAGCAGCGGCAGTCTTCCTCGCTcagtgaggaagatgaggacAACGAGGGTGATCGTGTCCCTGATGCCATTACCGGCAGACCGTACCGCCCCCTGAGCACACAGGAGGCCAAACATCTGAGCGACAGCCTCCTCAGACAGTGGGAGAAGGCGGGTCCAGCGCAGGGGGCGGAGCTTCCAGTAGACTTTCACCGGGAAAAGCTGGTGGCGGCGTCGGAGGCCTCCCGGGTCGTGGTGGTAGCCGGGGAGACGGGCTGCGGGAAGACCACGCGTATCCCACGCTTCCTACTGGAGGGGCACATTATGGCAGGCGAGGGTGCCCACTGCAACATCCTGGTCACACAGCCTCGCAGAATCAGCGCGGTCTCGGTGGCTCAGCGCGTGGCTCAGGAAATGGGCCCCGCCCTCCGCCACGCTGTCGGCTACCAG GTGCGCCTGGAGTCGCGGCCTCCGGAGCGCAGCGGCGGGGCGCTCCTCTTCCTGACGGTGGGCGTGCTCCTGCGCAAGCTGCAGGCGGACGGGGCGCTGCGGAGCGTGAGCCACGTGCTGGTGGACGAGGTGCACGAGCGGGACGTCAACACGGACCTGCTGCTGGCGCTGCTGCGTACGGCGCTGACCCGTAACCCACGCCTCCGCGTGGTGCTCATGAGCGCCACGGGCGACACGCAGCGCCTGGCCGACTACTTCGGCGGATGCCCTGTGCTGCGCGTGCCTGGGTCCATGCACCCCGTGCGGGAGAGGTATCTGGAGGAGGTGCTACAGGAGATGGGGCGCCCTCCGGTGGCGAAAGGgagcatgcag ggACAGAATGATGCGGGTCCTGACCTTGATTTGGTAGCAGATGTGATCGACCACATTCACCTGCAGGGAGAACCAG gtgctgtgctgtgcttccTGCCTGGCTGGCAGGACATAAAGTCTGTGcagcagaggctggaggagaaACGGGCCTTCAGATCGGGCTCACAGGTCATCCTACCAC TACACTCCAGCATGTCGGTGGCAGACCAGCAGGCTGTGTTCCAGCGTCCCTTGGAGGGCCGCCGCAAGATTGTCCTGGCCACCAACATCGCAGAGACGTCTATTACCATCGATGACATAGTGCACGTAGTGGACGTGGGGTCTCAGAAGGAGCAAAGCTATGACCCCAGGACCAAG GTTTCATGTTTGGACACAGTCTGGATCTCGCACTCAAATGTCATTCAGCGGAGAGGCAGGGCAGGCCGATGCCAGCCTGGCCACGCCTACCACCTGTTTCCACGGCAGCAGCTGGAGACCATGACCACATTTCCTGTCCCTGAGATTCAGCGCACCCCCCTGGAGAGCCTTGTAGTTCAGGCTAAAATCCACAGTCCACATATTAAG GCTGAGGACTTCCTATCCCAGGTGCTGGACCCTCCAGACGCAGGGGCAGTGAGGGACGCCGTGAAGACCCTGCAGGACATCG GGGTGCTGGACGAGGCAGAGTGTCTTACCCCACTGGGCGAGCGAGTGGCGTGCGTGTCCTGCGACCCACGCCTGGCGAAGGCTCTCGTCCTGTCCGCCCTGTTCCGCTGCGTCCTGCCCATGCTGTCCGTGGCTGCCTGCCTGACCCGAGACCCGTTCTACAACAGCCTGCAGAACCGCGCCCTCGTGGCCAAG gCTAAGGAGGCCCTGAGTGGCTCTAGCTGCAGTGACTATGTGGTGTTCAGCAGGGCTGTCCAGGGCTGGCGGGAGACGTCCCACAGAGACAGTCGGCAGGAATACCTGGACTCTTACAGTCTGTCAGGAGCCAGCCTGTGGTTTATCCGTG GCCTCACTCAGCAGTTCAGTGAGAATCTGGTGGAGGCGGGGCTTGTGGCTCATTCTGCCGATTGTCTCCGCCCCTCGACCCGGGTCAACCACTGCAGCCGTGAGGAGCAGCTTTTTAAAGCTGTGCTGTTTGCAGGCTTTTACCCAAACCTCATACAG GTGAAACGAGGCACTGTGACCAAAGGAGGCCGGTTTCGTCCTGACAACCTGTCCTACCGCACCAAGAGTGGGCCTGTGTTACTCCACCGGTCAACGGTCAACAG GGGTGAGAAGCAGCTCCCCAGCCGCTGGCTCACGTTCTTCTCTGCGGTCAAATCAAACGGAAATGTCTTCATAAGAGACTCGTCCACCGTGCACCCACTGGCCCTTCTCCTCCTGACCGACTGTGACCTGGTGGAGAGAG TGTATGAAGACAGGGCGGAGGTGTCTCTGCCAGAACATTCTCTCGTGCGATGGGAGATGTCTGCTCAGAGCTGGGAGCTGCTGTGGGAGTTCCGCACATCCATTCAGGCCATGATTTACCGCAACCTCCGACCTTTGACCTGCGACTCGGTGTGTGAAGACAGCACCGCTCAAGATGGTCATCTGATCTCTTTACTGGTGGACCTCCTGAACAGCACCGATCCAGACTCTAATGGTGATGACCAGAGTGATGCCGAATGA
- the LOC113588171 gene encoding alanine aminotransferase 2-like: MPILNEISALVKRIPTSMQEILNERVIQIRAEIQQGVKKPYKQVLNLSSGDPQALSLKPLTFVRQVLAGCLYPTLLHGDTLPADVRQRVQKLLGECAGEGTWSHLETHGIRKLQHSISDFISRRDGVASDPDNIYITNGSTAAFMTLLKLFVPNGSSLQTGVLTPEPSYNGFKFALAAQGALVVPYYLREEQGWAVQLDELHRAVLTAKGYCNLMALYVINPGNPTGHVQTKDSIKDVIRFAAEERLIIMADEVYQSCMIGEGMEFCSYKRALMEMGAPYSNMVELASINSISKGLMGECGLRGGYVELVNFDPSMKQNIFKLFSAMPCASLMGQIALHVMVDPPRPGQPSYPLYTNEIQSNKRAIINNVRRTLGVLNSLPAITWQPVMGGMFAFPRVSFSQAAINYSQERGQEPDVMYCLRLLEDEGLCFLPGYELGMTEGIYHIRITLAAQEEIMKEALQRLKNFHLRFLKEFPTLERPGGNTNPDPLTATASSVMGHADPNTPLGWRH; encoded by the exons ATGCCCATCCTGAATGAGATCAGTGCGTTGGTGAAGAGGATCCCGACTTCAATGCAGGAAATCCTAAACGAACGAGTGATCCAAATCAGGGCAGAGATTCAGCAG GGTGTGAAAAAGCCTTATAAACAAGTGCTTAACCTTTCATCTGGCGATCCTCAGGCTTTGAGCTTAAAGCCCCTCACGTTTGTTCGACAG GTCCTGGCTGGGTGCTTGTATCCCACTCTCCTGCATGGCGACACCTTACCTGCAGACGTGAGACAGCGAGTCCAGAAGCTTCTGGGCGAGTGTGCTGGAGAAGGCACAT GGTCACACCTTGAAACACATGGGATTAGAAAACTCCAGCACTCGATATCTGACTTCATCAGCAGGCGCGATGGTGTTGCTTCCGATCCTGACAACATCTACATCACAAACGGTTCAACAGCAGCCTTCATG ACATTGCTGAAGTTGTTTGTTCCAAACGGGAGCTCTCTGCAAACCGGGGTCCTCACGCCCGAACCGTCGTACAACGGCTTTAAGTTTGCGCTGGCTGCCCAGGGAGCCCTCGTAGTACCTTATTACCTGAGGGAGGAGCAGGGCTGGGCCGTGCAGCTGGATGAGCTGCACCGAGCTGTCCTTACCGCTAAGGGGTACTGCAACCTGATGGCGTTATATGTCATTAATCCAGGGAATCCAACAG GCCATGTGCAGACTAAGGACTCCATTAAGGACGTGATCCGCTTTGCTGCAGAAGAAAGACTGATCATAATGGCAGATGAG GTGTATCAGAGCTGCATGATTGGGGAAGGAATGGAGTTTTGCTCCTATAAGAGGGCCCTGATGGAGATGGGTGCTCCATACTCCAACATGGTGGAACTGGCTTCCATCAACTCCATCTCCAAAGGACTGATGGGAGA GTGTGGTCTGCGTGGCGGCTATGTGGAGCTGGTGAACTTTGACCCTTCTATGAAACAGAATATCTTTAAGCTCTTCTCTGCAATGCCATGTGCATCCCTAATGGGACAAATTGCCCTGCACGTGATGGTTGACCCTCCACGACCCGGACAGCCCTCGTACCCTCTCTACACAAAC GAAATTCAGTCAAACAAGAGGGCAATTATCAACAATGTGCGGAGGACTTTGGGGGTTTTAAACAGCTTGCCTGCCATCACTTGGCAACCCGTGATGGGAGGGATGTTTGCCTTCCCTCGAGTCAGCTTCTCCCAGGCTGCAATAAATTACTCCCAG gagagaggacaggaaCCCGACGTAATGTACTGTTTGCGTCTGCTTGAGGACGAAGGCCTGTGCTTTTTGCCTGGCTATGAACTCGGAATGACAGAGGGCATCTATCACATCAG GATCACCCTGGCAGCTCAGGAGGAGATCATGAAGGAGGCGCTGCAGAGGCTGAAGAATTTCCACTTGCGCTTCCTCAAAGAGTTTCCCACACTCGAGCGCCCTGGAGGaaacactaaccctgacccgTTAACCGCCACTGCCTCCTCTGTGATGGGTCACGCTGACCCCAACACTCCGCTGGGCTGGCGTCACTGA
- the LOC113588163 gene encoding lactose-binding lectin l-2-like yields the protein MASGSWQSNHIKKEYFSVNEATCSPHCTSGWGSYGIRCFKYIANSTDWVSAEKHCLKLHANLVSTHSEDEFQLVKAFIRAHDPMENPTWIGLSDCQEATKWIWSDGTELNYVNWNPSEPNHLNNECCVHTNWSDQKKWNDIPCTINYPFVCAKKPA from the exons ATGGCCAGTG GGTCCTGGCAAAGCAATCACATTAAAAAAGAGTACTTTTCAGTGAATGAAGCCACGTGCTCACCACATTGTACATCAGGGTGGGGTTCCTATGGCATCCGCTGCTTCAAGTACATTGCCAACAGTACAGACTGGGTCTCTGCTGAG aaacactgtttaaaactGCATGCTAACTTGGTCTCGACACACAGCGAAGACGAATTTCAATTGGTCAAGGCCTTTATTCGAGCTCACGACCCTATGGAGAACCCTACTTGGATCGGGCTTTCTGATTGTCAGGAG GCTACAAAGTGGATCTGGTCTGATGGCACAGAATTAAATTATGTCAACTGGAATCCCAGTGAACCCAACCATTTAAATAATGAGtgctgtgtgcacacaaactGGTCTG ATCAGAAGAAATGGAATGACATTCCATGTACAATAAATTATCCCTTTGTGTGTGCCAAGAAGCCGGCCtga